In Candidatus Nitrosarchaeum limnium SFB1, the following proteins share a genomic window:
- a CDS encoding cobalamin (vitamin B12) biosynthesis CbiX protein, whose product MKRGLLLIDRGSREREASEELEIICDAIKAKRDYVFTEYCFLEVEPPYIEDGIKRCLKQDIDHLTIVPYFLYPGKKVKNAVTDVMKFQKDTKVKFVVTKPMSMHKTLISLVENRITTTLQENQVTIPKKDVDVLIIGHGSKDPNAQLSLDYVVDGLKNNYKNVNRCWLEIEQPDIVEGIKTCEKNKPEVLVIVFYFLHEGAHVKTDINNDLKPALENSNIKNVYITKHLGVDEKMIDLIIERAKEVESAD is encoded by the coding sequence TTGAAGCGCGGATTATTACTAATAGATAGAGGAAGCAGAGAAAGGGAAGCATCAGAAGAATTAGAGATTATTTGTGATGCCATAAAGGCAAAAAGAGACTATGTGTTTACGGAATATTGTTTTCTAGAAGTAGAACCTCCATACATTGAAGATGGAATTAAAAGATGTCTTAAACAAGACATTGATCATTTAACAATAGTTCCATATTTTCTGTATCCTGGTAAAAAAGTAAAGAACGCCGTCACAGATGTTATGAAATTTCAGAAAGATACCAAAGTAAAATTTGTTGTAACAAAACCAATGAGTATGCATAAAACGCTAATTAGCTTAGTTGAAAATAGAATAACCACAACATTACAAGAAAATCAAGTTACAATCCCAAAAAAAGATGTAGATGTGTTAATAATCGGACATGGTAGTAAAGATCCTAATGCACAATTATCATTAGATTATGTAGTTGATGGATTAAAAAATAATTATAAAAACGTAAACAGATGTTGGTTAGAGATAGAACAGCCAGATATTGTTGAGGGGATTAAAACTTGTGAAAAAAATAAACCAGAAGTTCTAGTAATTGTGTTTTATTTCTTACATGAAGGTGCACATGTTAAAACTGATATTAACAATGATCTGAAACCCGCACTAGAAAATTCTAATATTAAAAATGTATACATTACAAAACATTTAGGAGTAGACGAAAAAATGATTGATTTGATTATAGAAAGAGCAAAAGAGGTTGAAAGTGCAGACTAG
- a CDS encoding precorrin-8X methylmutase CbiC/CobH: protein MKVQTRKGQSIEDASMQMIDEEIGTHQYNEKEWPIVRRIIHSTADFDFAKENRVIFHKKAIESGMNALKNGCSIVVDVNGVIGGLNKQNPKDFKNKIVCNISNPDIMEIAKKENKTRSQVSMRIASSDIDGGIVAIGNAPTALLEVIKMVKEGIVKPALIIGIPVGFICAAESKEELSKLEETPFITNIGRKGGSSSASAIINALYKLVRAESSS from the coding sequence TTGAAAGTGCAGACTAGAAAGGGTCAATCAATTGAAGATGCAAGTATGCAAATGATTGATGAAGAGATTGGTACGCATCAATATAATGAAAAAGAATGGCCGATTGTTAGAAGAATAATTCATTCAACTGCAGATTTTGATTTTGCAAAAGAAAACAGAGTGATCTTTCATAAAAAAGCAATTGAAAGTGGAATGAATGCGCTAAAAAATGGATGTAGTATTGTTGTTGATGTTAATGGCGTAATTGGAGGCCTCAATAAACAGAATCCTAAAGATTTTAAAAACAAGATCGTTTGTAATATTTCAAATCCCGATATTATGGAAATTGCAAAAAAAGAAAACAAAACACGCTCTCAAGTATCAATGAGGATAGCATCTTCAGATATTGACGGTGGAATAGTTGCAATCGGTAATGCTCCAACTGCACTTTTGGAAGTGATAAAAATGGTAAAAGAAGGAATTGTCAAACCTGCCTTAATTATCGGAATTCCAGTTGGATTCATCTGTGCTGCGGAATCAAAAGAAGAATTGAGCAAATTAGAAGAAACTCCATTTATTACGAATATAGGAAGAAAGGGAGGGAGTTCTTCTGCTTCTGCGATAATCAATGCATTATACAAGCTTGTTAGAGCAGAATCATCTTCTTGA
- a CDS encoding cobyrinic acid a,c-diamide synthase yields MQIPRITIAGTTSGVGKTSITCAIIYALQKKGFSVQPFKVGPDYIDPSYLSSISKHEVFNLDVWLMGKNQLLNSFVSNSNSDVSIIEGVMGYYDGFGGDSNFASTHHVASITKSPVLLILDASKTSRSIAATAIGFQKFHKNSRILGIILNKIASKKHEILCRDALEITKLPIIGVIYKNSEVHFESRHLGLIPVREKNLKSKIEKNSKIISDYIDIEKIIQIMKNPVPLLKNVEIKIKKPTTTIAVALDGSFNFYYRDNLNALRREGANLKFFSPINNKKLPESDGIYIGGGFPEILGDLLEKNNTMKKSIKKLSEDCAPIYAECGGLMYLTKSIDYGNKKFKMIGLFDADTKMTKKMKLNYTQGKIILKNILTNKIHKLRGHEFHYSELDSVSPDSKFAYELDIGLGIKNQKDGLIQYNTLASYGHLYFDSSDYAKVFVKNCINNSRR; encoded by the coding sequence TTGCAAATTCCTAGAATTACAATAGCAGGAACTACTAGTGGTGTTGGAAAAACCTCGATAACATGTGCAATTATCTATGCTTTGCAAAAAAAGGGGTTTTCTGTACAACCCTTCAAAGTTGGTCCTGATTACATTGATCCAAGCTATCTTTCAAGCATATCAAAACATGAAGTGTTTAATCTTGATGTATGGTTAATGGGGAAAAATCAACTTTTGAATAGTTTTGTATCAAATTCAAACTCCGATGTTTCAATAATTGAAGGAGTAATGGGATATTATGATGGATTTGGTGGAGATTCCAACTTTGCTAGTACTCACCATGTTGCATCAATAACAAAATCCCCTGTACTTTTAATATTAGATGCAAGCAAAACATCCAGATCAATTGCAGCAACAGCAATTGGATTTCAAAAATTTCACAAAAACTCTAGAATTCTAGGAATAATCCTAAATAAAATTGCAAGTAAAAAGCATGAGATTTTATGTAGAGATGCACTTGAAATTACAAAACTACCAATAATTGGTGTAATTTATAAAAACTCTGAAGTACACTTTGAATCCAGACATCTTGGATTGATTCCTGTAAGAGAAAAAAATCTCAAATCAAAAATTGAAAAAAACTCTAAAATAATTTCGGATTATATAGATATTGAAAAGATTATTCAAATTATGAAAAACCCTGTACCTCTTTTAAAAAACGTTGAAATTAAAATAAAAAAACCAACAACTACAATTGCTGTGGCACTTGACGGCTCTTTTAATTTCTATTACCGTGATAATCTTAATGCACTAAGAAGAGAAGGTGCAAATCTTAAGTTTTTTAGTCCTATAAACAATAAAAAACTTCCAGAATCTGATGGAATTTACATTGGTGGTGGTTTTCCAGAGATTTTAGGTGATTTGTTGGAAAAAAACAACACTATGAAAAAATCAATAAAGAAATTATCTGAAGATTGTGCTCCAATTTATGCTGAATGTGGAGGACTAATGTATTTAACAAAATCTATTGATTATGGGAATAAAAAATTTAAAATGATTGGATTATTTGATGCCGATACTAAAATGACAAAAAAAATGAAATTAAATTATACACAAGGTAAAATTATCTTAAAAAATATACTCACAAATAAAATACATAAACTACGTGGACATGAATTTCATTATTCTGAGTTAGATTCTGTTTCTCCTGATTCAAAATTTGCATATGAATTAGATATTGGACTAGGAATCAAAAACCAAAAAGATGGATTAATTCAATACAACACACTTGCATCTTATGGTCATCTCTATTTTGATAGTTCTGATTATGCAAAAGTCTTTGTAAAAAATTGTATTAATAATTCAAGAAGATGA
- a CDS encoding cob(I)alamin adenosyltransferase has translation MKLSMNDGLTIVYTGKGKGKTTAALGIALRATGYDKKICMIQFIKGSWHYGEMYSSKRLEPEFEMIAIGKGFVGIIDDKSPKDEHERVAAEAIKISTEKIQSGKYDIVILDEINYAINLGLIKIEDVINLIKSKPPRLDLILTGNYAKDKIIELADLVTEMKEIKHPFQRGIKAKKGIDF, from the coding sequence ATGAAACTATCTATGAACGATGGGTTGACTATTGTATACACAGGAAAAGGTAAAGGAAAGACTACCGCTGCATTAGGAATTGCTTTAAGGGCTACAGGATATGATAAAAAAATTTGCATGATACAATTTATCAAAGGTTCATGGCATTATGGAGAGATGTATTCATCAAAAAGACTAGAGCCTGAATTTGAGATGATAGCTATAGGTAAAGGATTTGTTGGTATAATTGATGATAAGAGTCCCAAAGATGAGCATGAAAGGGTTGCAGCAGAAGCAATTAAAATCAGTACTGAAAAAATTCAGTCAGGAAAATACGATATTGTGATTTTGGATGAAATTAATTATGCCATTAATTTGGGTCTAATAAAAATTGAAGATGTTATTAATTTGATCAAATCAAAGCCACCTAGATTAGATCTCATATTAACTGGAAACTATGCTAAAGACAAAATTATTGAATTGGCTGATTTGGTAACAGAAATGAAAGAAATTAAACACCCATTTCAACGTGGCATAAAAGCAAAGAAAGGAATTGATTTCTAG
- a CDS encoding RNA-binding S1 domain-containing protein, translated as MSTEVQEMPEQGEIVLATITKVMDHGAYVTLDEYNGIQGFLHISEIAPGWIRSVSKFVKDGEKKVLLVKKVNQDRGDIDLSLKQVSKDQKKQKLKEVKKFEKGKTLLQNVKEKGKLSDEDIEKLEDMIYSKFDSVYDAFIEIGRNGIESIKELKIPKKTATVIEEICSKIKLPSVEIRGIMEITNNKSDGVEIIKKALLDATKKDPTIDITYLGAPKYRLSITSEDFKAAEKTLKPILIEIQENIEKKKGSFKFTREESKKTREN; from the coding sequence ATGTCTACTGAAGTTCAAGAAATGCCAGAGCAAGGAGAAATTGTTCTTGCTACAATTACAAAAGTAATGGATCATGGAGCTTATGTCACTTTGGATGAATATAATGGAATTCAAGGATTTTTACATATTTCAGAAATTGCACCAGGTTGGATTAGATCAGTAAGCAAATTTGTAAAAGATGGAGAAAAAAAGGTATTACTAGTAAAAAAAGTAAATCAGGATAGAGGAGATATTGATCTATCTTTAAAACAAGTATCAAAGGATCAGAAAAAACAGAAATTAAAAGAGGTTAAAAAATTTGAAAAAGGAAAAACACTACTACAAAATGTCAAAGAAAAAGGAAAGCTTTCAGATGAAGATATTGAGAAATTAGAGGATATGATTTATTCAAAATTTGATTCTGTTTATGATGCATTTATTGAAATTGGAAGAAATGGAATAGAATCAATAAAAGAATTAAAAATTCCTAAAAAAACAGCAACTGTTATTGAGGAAATTTGTTCTAAAATCAAACTCCCTTCCGTAGAAATCAGAGGAATCATGGAGATTACAAATAACAAATCAGATGGAGTTGAAATAATTAAAAAAGCACTTTTAGATGCGACAAAAAAAGATCCAACAATAGACATCACCTATTTGGGTGCACCAAAATACCGATTATCCATAACATCTGAAGACTTTAAAGCTGCTGAAAAAACATTAAAACCAATTCTTATAGAAATTCAAGAAAATATTGAAAAAAAGAAAGGATCATTCAAATTTACTAGGGAAGAATCGAAAAAAACAAGAGAGAATTAA
- a CDS encoding RNA-binding protein Nop10p — MRFLLRRCSKCNRYSLKERCPLCNEETVSAHPAKFSPDDKYMRYRLAERYN, encoded by the coding sequence ATGAGATTTCTATTACGAAGATGCTCAAAGTGCAATCGATATTCATTAAAGGAGAGATGTCCTTTATGTAATGAAGAAACAGTTTCTGCACATCCTGCTAAATTCTCACCAGATGACAAATACATGAGATACAGGCTAGCTGAAAGATATAATTAA
- a CDS encoding dolichyl-diphosphooligosaccharide--protein glycotransferase: protein MISNATLVSVGKFDFKLHHLLIIGILSLSFSVSFLIRSQAADYGWELNEFDPFFNYRATQYIVDNGINAYYQWNDNLSWYPHGRDVSQTSQIVLHLTAALTYWVFGGGMQLYDFAILFPVVFGSLSGIVIFALVRVIGGTTAGLFSALLFSVSLPMILRGTIGWFKSEPLGLFFGLLALYFLLSGITSKNKKIAIVKLIAAGITVPLSISAWGGSQFFIIPIGIFFLTLPFLRTDHKFLLWSTPLFTATVFLISLNFERLASSFIFGLGGISLIIPTIFVISCIFIQSKSSENKKTRNGVLFLASILIIGTVLLIINASAEFLPLPSYRYLNAINPFLTTSVPLVDSVAEHASTTINQSFFFHSILMIFAGLGIWLIIKNNKTKESSFIKNDMLSFSLIIGLIGIYVSSAFVRLEVFASLSLIILSSIGLAILVKEILKNTEYKKFKNLIIKSSFLVGIIILLMIPLYFPSNGNWVSAAKAPPTILNGGSSYPVSTDDWLETMEWIKNNTPKDAVVASWWDYGYWISTLGERATIADNSTLITSIIQNLAMMFMSSPDKGWQMLNDMQTDYVVIFVTGQRLSVDNGDQPLYVLQGGGDESKKQWFIRIAEEPLEDYLYNDGISGTEYFWNDTLLGQMFPFTPLAYVNLQTQQQSATYQPGFTPIYVKDIKYPSDGNGPLQLVHASPSFNAVKGQPVIGVFVYKVNKDFVPTN, encoded by the coding sequence TTGATTTCAAACGCAACTTTGGTATCAGTAGGAAAATTTGATTTTAAACTACATCATCTTTTAATCATAGGAATTCTCTCACTGTCGTTTTCTGTTTCATTTTTAATTAGATCCCAAGCAGCTGATTATGGTTGGGAATTAAATGAATTTGATCCATTTTTCAATTATAGAGCTACACAATACATAGTTGATAATGGAATAAATGCGTATTATCAATGGAATGATAATTTAAGTTGGTATCCTCATGGGAGAGATGTTTCTCAAACTTCACAAATTGTACTTCATTTAACTGCTGCATTGACATACTGGGTTTTCGGTGGAGGCATGCAACTCTATGACTTTGCCATTTTATTTCCTGTAGTTTTTGGTTCACTTAGTGGTATTGTGATTTTTGCATTAGTTAGAGTGATAGGTGGTACAACTGCTGGATTGTTTTCTGCATTACTCTTTTCAGTTTCACTGCCAATGATATTGAGAGGCACAATTGGTTGGTTCAAATCTGAACCTCTTGGGTTATTTTTTGGTCTTTTGGCTCTTTACTTTTTGCTTAGTGGAATCACCTCTAAAAATAAAAAAATAGCTATTGTGAAATTGATTGCGGCGGGAATTACTGTTCCTTTATCAATTTCCGCATGGGGTGGAAGCCAATTTTTTATTATTCCAATCGGAATATTCTTTCTTACGTTACCATTTCTAAGAACTGATCATAAATTTCTACTATGGTCAACTCCACTCTTTACTGCAACAGTGTTTTTAATATCATTAAATTTTGAAAGATTAGCATCAAGTTTTATCTTTGGATTGGGAGGTATTTCATTGATAATTCCAACGATTTTTGTAATATCTTGTATTTTTATTCAAAGTAAAAGTAGTGAAAATAAAAAAACTAGAAATGGTGTGTTATTCTTAGCATCTATTTTGATCATTGGTACAGTGTTATTGATAATTAATGCAAGTGCTGAATTTTTACCTTTACCAAGTTATCGATATCTTAACGCAATCAATCCATTTTTGACTACCTCTGTTCCTCTAGTGGATTCTGTTGCCGAACATGCTAGTACAACGATTAACCAATCATTTTTCTTTCATTCTATTTTAATGATTTTTGCAGGATTGGGAATTTGGTTAATCATAAAAAATAACAAAACAAAAGAATCAAGTTTTATTAAAAATGACATGCTTTCATTTTCATTAATTATTGGATTAATTGGAATCTATGTTAGCTCTGCATTTGTAAGATTGGAAGTATTTGCATCCTTATCTCTAATAATACTCTCTTCAATAGGGTTAGCTATACTTGTAAAAGAAATACTAAAAAATACAGAATATAAAAAATTTAAAAATTTAATAATCAAATCCTCATTTCTTGTTGGAATAATTATCCTTTTGATGATCCCTCTCTATTTTCCCTCAAATGGAAATTGGGTTTCAGCAGCAAAAGCACCCCCTACAATTCTAAATGGCGGTTCTTCTTATCCTGTAAGTACTGATGACTGGCTAGAAACAATGGAATGGATAAAAAACAATACTCCTAAAGATGCTGTAGTTGCATCTTGGTGGGATTATGGATATTGGATATCTACATTGGGAGAAAGAGCAACAATTGCAGATAATTCTACACTAATTACTAGTATTATTCAAAATCTTGCAATGATGTTTATGAGTTCACCTGACAAAGGATGGCAAATGCTTAATGATATGCAGACTGATTATGTAGTAATTTTTGTTACCGGTCAAAGATTATCCGTTGATAATGGAGATCAACCTCTTTACGTATTGCAAGGTGGAGGAGATGAATCAAAAAAACAGTGGTTTATTAGAATTGCAGAAGAACCTTTAGAGGATTATTTGTACAATGATGGTATCAGCGGTACTGAATATTTTTGGAATGATACTTTACTTGGTCAAATGTTCCCATTCACTCCTTTAGCATATGTGAATTTGCAAACACAACAACAATCTGCAACATATCAACCTGGCTTTACTCCAATCTATGTTAAAGACATCAAATATCCATCTGATGGTAATGGTCCATTGCAACTTGTACATGCATCTCCCAGTTTCAATGCAGTTAAGGGACAACCTGTAATAGGGGTGTTTGTCTATAAGGTTAACAAAGATTTTGTACCAACTAACTAA
- a CDS encoding PEBP family protein, translating to MSDLILESPVFKNGGEIPKKYGYKNSNINPPLKIKGIPQNTKSLALIMDDPDAMGAVGKIWVHWVIWNIKPDTTEIKEDSIPADSVEGKTDFGEIGYGGPAPPDKEHTYIFKLYALDNKLNLNQGASKSDVEKLMKNHILAEAKLTGKYSP from the coding sequence ATGTCTGATTTAATTTTAGAAAGCCCCGTTTTTAAGAATGGAGGAGAAATTCCCAAAAAATATGGTTATAAAAATTCCAACATAAATCCACCTCTCAAAATTAAGGGGATACCACAAAACACAAAATCATTGGCTTTGATAATGGATGATCCTGATGCGATGGGTGCTGTAGGAAAAATTTGGGTTCATTGGGTAATTTGGAATATTAAACCTGATACAACAGAAATTAAAGAAGATTCAATTCCAGCTGATTCCGTTGAAGGTAAAACTGATTTTGGAGAAATTGGATATGGCGGTCCTGCCCCACCTGATAAAGAACACACATACATCTTCAAATTATATGCATTAGATAATAAATTAAATCTCAACCAAGGTGCATCTAAATCAGATGTTGAAAAATTAATGAAAAATCATATTCTTGCTGAAGCTAAATTAACCGGCAAATATTCTCCCTGA
- a CDS encoding hypothetical protein (hypothetical protein Nmar_0073), which translates to MEIGQVSFIVPRVVQNELAKLIKNPKKNQDIITTIDFIKNFKILPITGNFADKELVDYVKKNRAIIGTMDKELKKKIKEFGGSVMSFSNNKIILES; encoded by the coding sequence ATGGAGATAGGGCAAGTCTCATTTATTGTTCCCCGAGTTGTCCAAAACGAACTTGCAAAATTAATTAAAAATCCTAAAAAAAATCAAGATATAATTACTACAATAGATTTTATAAAAAATTTTAAAATTTTACCTATAACTGGAAATTTTGCAGATAAAGAACTAGTTGATTATGTCAAAAAAAATCGTGCAATAATTGGAACAATGGATAAGGAATTAAAAAAGAAAATAAAAGAATTTGGCGGTTCTGTAATGTCTTTTTCAAATAATAAAATTATTTTAGAATCATAG
- a CDS encoding translation initiation factor IF-2 subunit gamma: protein MHWRETLPEWYIKKYGHQPCVNIGTAGHVDHGKTTLIQALTGSWTSVHSQELKRGITIRVGYSDAAFYKCKSCEEPLGYSTTPKCNNCGKESELSRVVSFVDSPGHESLMANMLSGSALMDGALLLVAANEQVPKPQTKEHLLALQTLGIQQIVIVQNKVDLISYEEALSNHQDITKFVKGSYAAKAPIIPISAQSGLNIDALIGAIESTIKTPERDESKEPIMHVLRSFDVNKPGIKLKNIKGGVIGGSLTQGTFNVGDEIEIKPGIMDEKKKTYEPLLTEITSLGTAAGIVDSVKPGGLVAIGTKLDPAMTRSDSFIGSVIGKPGTLPENSTQIKLDVNLFDSAVGAAEDTKVLPIQVGELLRLNIGTAPILGKVTKIKSNNIEVELRRPACIFEGGNVAISRRITDRWRLIGAGILG from the coding sequence ATGCATTGGAGAGAAACACTTCCTGAATGGTACATAAAAAAATATGGTCATCAGCCATGTGTAAATATTGGAACTGCAGGTCATGTAGATCATGGTAAAACTACACTCATTCAAGCTTTAACTGGCTCTTGGACCAGCGTACATAGTCAAGAATTAAAACGTGGAATTACTATACGTGTTGGTTATTCTGATGCGGCATTTTACAAGTGTAAAAGCTGTGAAGAGCCATTAGGGTATTCAACAACTCCAAAATGTAATAATTGTGGAAAAGAAAGTGAATTATCTAGAGTAGTTAGTTTTGTGGATAGTCCAGGACACGAAAGTCTAATGGCTAACATGCTTTCAGGTTCTGCTTTAATGGATGGCGCATTGTTGTTAGTAGCTGCAAATGAACAAGTACCTAAACCCCAAACTAAAGAACACCTTTTGGCACTTCAGACACTTGGAATACAACAAATTGTTATAGTACAAAATAAAGTTGATTTAATTTCCTATGAAGAAGCTCTTTCAAATCATCAAGACATTACAAAATTTGTAAAAGGATCATACGCTGCAAAGGCGCCAATAATTCCAATATCTGCACAATCTGGATTAAACATTGATGCATTAATTGGTGCAATTGAATCTACAATCAAGACTCCTGAAAGAGATGAATCTAAAGAACCAATAATGCATGTATTGAGATCTTTTGACGTTAACAAACCTGGAATAAAGCTCAAAAATATCAAAGGTGGAGTTATTGGAGGAAGCTTAACACAAGGTACCTTTAATGTTGGAGATGAAATTGAGATAAAACCTGGAATAATGGATGAAAAAAAGAAAACATATGAACCGTTACTAACTGAAATTACTTCATTAGGTACAGCCGCTGGAATTGTAGACTCTGTAAAGCCTGGTGGTTTAGTTGCAATCGGTACAAAACTAGATCCCGCAATGACCCGTAGTGATTCTTTCATAGGTTCAGTTATAGGAAAACCTGGAACACTTCCAGAAAATTCAACGCAGATAAAACTAGATGTAAATCTATTTGATTCTGCTGTTGGAGCGGCTGAGGATACAAAAGTTCTACCAATTCAAGTAGGTGAATTACTGCGATTAAACATTGGAACTGCACCAATCTTAGGTAAAGTTACAAAAATCAAATCAAATAACATCGAAGTTGAGCTTAGAAGACCTGCATGTATATTTGAAGGAGGCAATGTAGCTATTAGTAGAAGAATTACTGATCGATGGAGATTAATCGGTGCAGGAATACTTGGTTGA
- a CDS encoding ribosomal protein S6e, which translates to MTNFKITISDTKGKSITKELKDSDANPLLGLQLGNDADASVVGLQGKLKLTGGSDKSGVPMRNDIHGSARKYILLSKGVGLQAAETGQRVRKLMRGNTVSEEIYQINCKFDGELPVEAPAEVAPESK; encoded by the coding sequence TTGACAAATTTCAAGATTACAATATCAGATACCAAAGGAAAATCTATCACCAAAGAGTTGAAAGACAGTGATGCAAATCCGTTGTTGGGTCTGCAATTAGGAAACGACGCAGATGCGTCTGTTGTAGGATTGCAAGGCAAATTAAAACTGACAGGCGGTAGTGATAAGTCCGGAGTTCCAATGAGAAATGATATTCATGGTTCTGCAAGAAAATACATTTTACTTTCCAAGGGAGTTGGATTACAAGCAGCAGAAACAGGACAAAGAGTTAGAAAATTAATGCGAGGAAATACTGTTTCAGAAGAAATCTATCAGATAAATTGTAAATTTGATGGAGAGTTGCCAGTAGAAGCTCCAGCTGAAGTGGCACCAGAATCCAAATAA
- a CDS encoding hypothetical protein (hypothetical protein Nmar_0070), producing MDARCPKCEKVAILDDDITNVKCPYCNFEADYDSYLEIMKDQAINMSYDYIPKRPGM from the coding sequence ATGGATGCACGTTGCCCAAAATGTGAAAAAGTTGCAATCTTAGATGATGATATAACTAATGTTAAGTGTCCTTATTGTAATTTTGAAGCTGACTATGACTCCTATCTTGAAATAATGAAGGATCAGGCAATTAACATGTCCTATGATTATATTCCAAAAAGACCTGGCATGTAG
- a CDS encoding TPR repeat-containing protein, with translation MGSVDHQLLLPLVEEENKCLPLPINVVSKYWNVTLPMSEAIETAKQYSNYNGSILIEGIEYAERHGLTCKIISSSISELKKIIDMGIPPIVILPGIPEITQHVSVISGYDDTENTILHYIQKGNQEGEQQEGAIPQKIFDKEWSEDGRLLILLAPHDILSSIKINESNEKSNRLCLVSERQTIQKNTPDALESLKKSIDLDQNNPTALYLLASLLNEQNSTDCIPYYEKCIKLNNRFYLAYNGLGNYYLKSNQFDKSEFYYSKAIEINPKRSAKIYKNRAYLREKQKNNSGAKNDLKSYLKLFPKAKDRGIIEQAIREL, from the coding sequence ATGGGATCTGTAGATCATCAACTATTACTTCCTTTAGTAGAAGAAGAAAACAAATGCTTGCCTTTACCAATTAATGTTGTTTCAAAATATTGGAATGTTACTCTTCCAATGTCTGAGGCAATTGAAACTGCAAAACAATATTCAAATTATAATGGAAGTATTCTAATTGAAGGAATTGAATATGCAGAAAGACATGGTTTGACATGCAAAATTATCTCTTCTTCTATATCTGAATTAAAAAAAATTATTGATATGGGAATTCCACCTATAGTGATTCTTCCGGGAATTCCTGAAATAACACAACATGTTTCAGTAATATCTGGTTATGATGATACAGAAAATACTATTCTTCATTATATACAGAAAGGAAATCAAGAGGGTGAACAACAAGAAGGAGCTATACCTCAGAAAATCTTTGATAAAGAATGGTCCGAAGATGGACGATTATTGATACTTTTAGCTCCACATGATATTTTATCTTCTATTAAAATAAATGAATCAAATGAAAAATCAAATAGACTTTGTCTTGTATCTGAAAGACAAACCATCCAAAAAAATACACCTGACGCTTTAGAATCTCTAAAAAAATCAATCGACTTGGATCAAAATAATCCAACTGCATTGTATCTGCTTGCAAGTTTACTTAACGAACAAAATTCAACTGACTGTATACCATATTATGAAAAATGTATAAAACTTAACAATAGATTTTATCTTGCATACAATGGACTTGGTAACTATTATCTCAAATCTAATCAGTTTGATAAATCTGAATTCTATTATAGCAAAGCAATCGAAATTAACCCTAAAAGGTCTGCAAAAATCTACAAAAACCGTGCTTACCTGCGTGAGAAACAAAAAAACAATTCTGGTGCAAAAAATGATCTTAAAAGTTATCTGAAACTTTTTCCAAAAGCAAAAGACAGAGGAATAATTGAACAAGCAATTAGGGAATTATAA